A genomic window from Flintibacter sp. KGMB00164 includes:
- the greA gene encoding transcription elongation factor GreA yields MAKEYKLTPQRLQELQDELVYLKTVREKEVAELIKEARSFGDLSENSEYDEAKTEQGKLYSRIAEVEEILSNYVVIDESDDGGNYVRIGSTVTVLDKEFDEELVYKIVGSQEADPMNGVISEDSPFGRALLGKNVGDDVVVDAPAGSVEYKLLKVER; encoded by the coding sequence ATGGCGAAAGAATATAAACTGACTCCTCAGCGCCTGCAGGAGCTGCAGGACGAGCTGGTCTATCTGAAGACGGTGCGCGAGAAGGAGGTTGCGGAGCTGATCAAGGAGGCCCGCTCCTTCGGCGACCTGAGCGAGAACAGCGAGTACGATGAGGCTAAGACCGAGCAGGGCAAGCTCTACTCCCGCATTGCTGAGGTGGAGGAGATTCTGAGCAACTATGTAGTCATTGACGAGAGCGACGACGGCGGCAACTATGTGCGCATCGGCTCCACCGTGACCGTGCTGGACAAGGAGTTTGACGAGGAGCTGGTCTATAAGATCGTAGGCTCCCAGGAGGCCGATCCCATGAACGGGGTCATCTCCGAGGACTCTCCCTTTGGCCGTGCCCTGCTGGGTAAGAATGTGGGCGACGACGTGGTTGTGGACGCCCCCGCCGGCAGCGTGGAGTACAAGCTGCTGAAGGTAGAGCGGTAA